The following are encoded together in the Oreochromis niloticus isolate F11D_XX linkage group LG12, O_niloticus_UMD_NMBU, whole genome shotgun sequence genome:
- the LOC100696397 gene encoding cyclin-G2 isoform X2 gives MRDLQDVDSLLLKELKSCCATEYNFLPRETGLKLMESASTEVQPKHLPCIGVCCLHIAAKMVEEESNVSPTHELIRISQSKFTVSDLCRMEKIISEKLSVEPKAVTALTFLHLYYSAFTSLSAGREEIPSIGRLEAQLKACLCRLVFSKAKPSVLALALIAQEFEALQSVMLLKTVQQFQRHVKISDSELLHWKEHVAKCMVEYRSSECNKPDNKKLVWIVSRRTAQNLQTSHFSVPGLPTIPERSWDESESEDSCEDMSCGEDSPCGSLGSDGEGAFFPSTFLSCRE, from the exons ATGAGGGATCTTCAGGACGTTGACAGTTTGCTCTTGAAAGAGTTGAAGTCATGTTGTGCGACAGAGTACAACTTTCTTCCCAGGGAAACTGGCCTGAAGTTGATGGAGTCTGCCTCCACAGAG GTGCAGCCTAAGCATTTGCCCTGTATCGGAGTTTGCTGTCTTCACATTGCTGCCAAAATGGTTGAGGAGGAAAGCAATGTCTCACCCACTCATGAGCTTATTCGCATCAGCCAAAGCAAGTTCACCGTGTCAGACCTGTGTCGTATGGAGAAGATCATCTCAGAGAAGCTCAGTGTGGAGCCCAAAGCAGTGACAGCCTTAACCTTTCTACACCTCTACTACTCAGCCTTCACGTCCCTGTCTGCTGGAag GGAGGAGATCCCAAGCATTGGGAGACTGGAAGCCCAGCTAAAAGCCTGCTTATGCCGGCTTGTTTTCTCTAAAGCAAAA CCATCCGTGCTGGCGCTGGCCCTCATTGCTCAGGAGTTTGAAGCCCTCCAGTCAGTCATGTTGTTGAAGACTGTCCAGCAGTTCCAAAGACATGTAAAG aTCAGTGACAGTGAGCTACTCCACTGGAAGGAGCATGTGGCCAAGTGCATGGTGGAGTACCGCTCGAGCGAATGTAACAAACCAGACAACAAAAAGCTTGTTTGGATCGTGTCAAGGAGGACGGCTCAGAATCTCCAAACTAGTCACTTCAGTGTGCCCGGTCTGCCAACTATTCCCGAGAGGAGCTGGGATGAAAGCGAGAG CGAGGACTCCTGTGAGGACATGAGCTGCGGAGAGGACAGCCCATGCGGCTCATTAGGAAGCGACGGTGAAGGAGCCTTCTTCCCTTCCACTTTTCTCAGCTGCAGAGAATAA
- the LOC100693561 gene encoding sia-alpha-2,3-Gal-beta-1,4-GlcNAc-R:alpha 2,8-sialyltransferase — MVRIAKALGLVILCVAVLILSLISYVSLRKDSLFSSSKYYMGGPRIMFHAGFRSQFAMNFLDPSFIPLTNALNEELQGKPSKWKFNKTAFYQQRKDIFNYIDIPNNFSLTKNSVRVGQLMHFDYSSHKYVFSISNNFKSLLPDTSPILNKHYSMCAVVGNSGILTGSHCGPEIDQADFVFRCNFAPTDIYSKDVGKKTNLTTFNPSILERYYNNLLTIQDRNNFFLNLKKLEGAILWIPAFFLHTSATVTRTLVDFFVEHKGQLKIELAWPGNIMHDVNKYWKTKNLSPKRLSTGILMYTLASAICDEIHLYGFWPFGWDPNTGKDLPYHYYDKKGTKFTTKWQETHQLPSEFKLLYKLHREGVIKLSLTHCS, encoded by the exons ATGGTCCGCATCGCCAAGGCCCTGGGTTTGGTTATTCTGTGCGTCGCCGTGCTCATTTTATCCCTCATCAGCTACGTGTCTCTGAGAAAAGACagcctcttctcctcctctaaATACTACATGGGAGGCCCGAGGATTATGTTTCATGCAGGCTTTCG GTCTCAGTTCGCCATGAATTTCCTGGACCCCTCCTTCATCCCCTTAACTAATGCCCTAAACGAAGAGCTCCAAGGAAAACCGTCCAAATGGAAGTTCAACAAGACAGCTTTTTATCAGCAGAG gAAAGATATCTTCAACTACATCGACATTCCCAACAACTTTTCCCTTACGAAGAACAGCGTGCGCGTTGGCCAGCTGATGCACTTTGACTACTCCAGCCACAAGTATGTTTTCTCCATCAGTAACAACTTCAAATCCCTGCTTCCTGACACCTCTCCCATCCTCAATAAGCACTACAGCATGTGTGCTGTGGTGGGAAACAGCGGCATTCTCACCGGCAGCCACTGTGGCCCTGAAATTGACCAAGCCGATTTTGTCTTCCGCTGCAACTTTGCCCCCACCGACATCTACTCCAAGGACGTAGGCAAGAAGACCAACTTGACCACCTTTAACCCCAGCATCCTGGAGAGGTATTACAATAACCTGCTGACCATTCAAGACAGAAATAATTTCTTCCTCAACCTAAAGAAACTGGAGGGAGCCATCCTGTGGATCCCTGCCTTCTTCCTTCATACCTCAGCTACAGTAACTCGGACCTTGGTGGATTTCTTTGTGGAACACAAGGGACAGCTGAAGATTGAGCTGGCCTGGCCAGGAAATATCATGCACGACGTGAACAA aTACTGGAAGACTAAAAACCTCTCTCCCAAGCGTCTCAGCACTGGGATCCTCATGTACACTCTGGCCTCAGCCATATGCGACGAGATCCACCTCTACGGCTTCTGGCCCTTTGGCTGGGACCCCAACACGGGCAAGGATCTACCGTACCACTACTACGACAAGAAAGGGACCAAATTCACCACTAAGTGGCAGGAAACCCACCAGCTGCCCAGCGAGTTCAAGCTGCTCTACAAGCTGCACAGGGAAGGCGTGATCAAACTCAGCTTGACGCACTGCTCTTAG
- the LOC100696397 gene encoding cyclin-G2 isoform X1 — protein sequence MRDLQDVDSLLLKELKSCCATEYNFLPRETGLKLMESASTENHSGVSAKCRDTRVEELWSLTSFFGYCTQTFVQAVNLLDRFLTIMKVQPKHLPCIGVCCLHIAAKMVEEESNVSPTHELIRISQSKFTVSDLCRMEKIISEKLSVEPKAVTALTFLHLYYSAFTSLSAGREEIPSIGRLEAQLKACLCRLVFSKAKPSVLALALIAQEFEALQSVMLLKTVQQFQRHVKISDSELLHWKEHVAKCMVEYRSSECNKPDNKKLVWIVSRRTAQNLQTSHFSVPGLPTIPERSWDESESEDSCEDMSCGEDSPCGSLGSDGEGAFFPSTFLSCRE from the exons ATGAGGGATCTTCAGGACGTTGACAGTTTGCTCTTGAAAGAGTTGAAGTCATGTTGTGCGACAGAGTACAACTTTCTTCCCAGGGAAACTGGCCTGAAGTTGATGGAGTCTGCCTCCACAGAG AATCACAGCGGAGTATCTGCAAAATGCAGAGACACCAGAGTGGAAGAACTGTGGAGCCTGACCAGCTTCTTTGGCTACTGCACCCAAACTTTTGTTCAAGCTGTCAATTTACTTGATAGATTTCTCACCATTATGAAA GTGCAGCCTAAGCATTTGCCCTGTATCGGAGTTTGCTGTCTTCACATTGCTGCCAAAATGGTTGAGGAGGAAAGCAATGTCTCACCCACTCATGAGCTTATTCGCATCAGCCAAAGCAAGTTCACCGTGTCAGACCTGTGTCGTATGGAGAAGATCATCTCAGAGAAGCTCAGTGTGGAGCCCAAAGCAGTGACAGCCTTAACCTTTCTACACCTCTACTACTCAGCCTTCACGTCCCTGTCTGCTGGAag GGAGGAGATCCCAAGCATTGGGAGACTGGAAGCCCAGCTAAAAGCCTGCTTATGCCGGCTTGTTTTCTCTAAAGCAAAA CCATCCGTGCTGGCGCTGGCCCTCATTGCTCAGGAGTTTGAAGCCCTCCAGTCAGTCATGTTGTTGAAGACTGTCCAGCAGTTCCAAAGACATGTAAAG aTCAGTGACAGTGAGCTACTCCACTGGAAGGAGCATGTGGCCAAGTGCATGGTGGAGTACCGCTCGAGCGAATGTAACAAACCAGACAACAAAAAGCTTGTTTGGATCGTGTCAAGGAGGACGGCTCAGAATCTCCAAACTAGTCACTTCAGTGTGCCCGGTCTGCCAACTATTCCCGAGAGGAGCTGGGATGAAAGCGAGAG CGAGGACTCCTGTGAGGACATGAGCTGCGGAGAGGACAGCCCATGCGGCTCATTAGGAAGCGACGGTGAAGGAGCCTTCTTCCCTTCCACTTTTCTCAGCTGCAGAGAATAA